A window from Pseudomonas frederiksbergensis encodes these proteins:
- a CDS encoding carbohydrate ABC transporter permease: MTLQQSRRLQSLLLGTLAWAIAILIFFPIFWMVMTSFKTEIDAFATPPQFLFTPTLENYLHINERSDYFSFAWNSVVISFSATALSLLIAVPAAYSMAFYETQRTKGTLLWMLSTKMLPPVGVLMPIYLLAKSFGLLDTRIALIVIYTLINLPIVVWMIYTYFKDIPKDILEAARLDGATLWQEMVRVLLPIAKGGLASTVLLSLILCWNEAFWSLNLTSSKAAPLTALIASYSSPEGLFWAKLSAVSTLACAPILIFGWISQKQLVRGLSFGAVK; the protein is encoded by the coding sequence ATGACCCTTCAACAATCCCGCCGTCTGCAAAGCCTGCTGCTCGGCACCCTGGCCTGGGCCATCGCGATCCTGATCTTCTTCCCGATCTTCTGGATGGTGATGACCAGTTTCAAAACCGAAATCGACGCGTTCGCCACGCCGCCGCAGTTCCTCTTCACGCCGACGCTGGAGAACTACCTGCACATCAACGAGCGCAGCGATTACTTCAGCTTCGCCTGGAACTCGGTGGTGATTTCGTTCAGCGCTACGGCCCTGAGCCTGCTGATCGCGGTGCCGGCGGCGTACTCGATGGCGTTCTACGAAACCCAGCGCACCAAGGGTACGCTGCTGTGGATGCTCTCCACCAAGATGCTGCCACCGGTGGGCGTGCTGATGCCGATCTACCTGCTGGCCAAGAGTTTCGGCCTGCTCGACACGCGCATCGCGCTGATCGTGATCTACACGCTGATCAACCTGCCGATCGTGGTCTGGATGATTTACACCTACTTCAAGGACATCCCCAAGGACATCCTCGAAGCCGCGCGCCTCGACGGTGCCACGTTGTGGCAGGAGATGGTCCGGGTGCTGCTGCCGATCGCCAAGGGCGGCCTGGCATCGACGGTTTTGCTGTCGCTGATCCTGTGCTGGAACGAGGCATTCTGGTCGCTGAACCTGACCTCGTCGAAAGCCGCGCCGCTCACTGCGTTGATTGCCTCCTACTCAAGTCCCGAAGGTCTGTTCTGGGCCAAGTTGTCGGCGGTGTCGACCCTGGCTTGCGCACCGATCCTGATCTTCGGCTGGATCAGCCAGAAACAATTGGTCCGCGGCCTGTCGTTCGGCGCCGTGAAATGA
- a CDS encoding ABC transporter ATP-binding protein yields MANLKIKNLQKGFEGFSIIKGIDLEVNDREFVVFVGPSGCGKSTLLRLIAGLEEVSGGTIELDGRDITEVSPAKRDLAMVFQTYALYPHMSVRKNMSFALDLAGVPKAEVEKKVGEAARILELGPMLERKPKQLSGGQRQRVAIGRAIVRNPKIFLFDEPLSNLDAALRVQMRLELLRLHKELKATMIYVTHDQVEAMTMADKVVVLNGGKVEQVGSPLDLYHQPANLFVAGFLGTPKMGFLKGKVTRVESQRCEVLLDAGTRITLPLSGANLSVGGAVTLGIRPEHLNLAQTGDCTLQVTADVSERLGSDTFCHVVTSSGEALTMRVRGDLASRYGESLSLHLDAEHCHLFDADGVALTRPLRAAA; encoded by the coding sequence ATGGCCAACCTGAAAATCAAGAATCTGCAAAAAGGCTTCGAAGGCTTTTCCATCATCAAAGGCATCGACCTGGAAGTGAACGACCGCGAGTTCGTGGTGTTCGTCGGCCCGTCGGGCTGCGGCAAATCCACCCTGCTGCGCCTGATCGCCGGCCTGGAAGAAGTCAGCGGCGGCACCATCGAACTCGATGGCCGCGACATCACCGAAGTCAGCCCGGCCAAGCGCGACCTGGCGATGGTGTTCCAGACCTACGCCCTGTACCCACACATGAGCGTGCGCAAAAACATGTCGTTTGCCCTCGACCTGGCGGGCGTACCGAAAGCCGAGGTCGAGAAGAAAGTCGGCGAAGCGGCGCGCATCCTCGAACTGGGGCCAATGCTCGAACGTAAACCGAAACAGTTGTCCGGCGGTCAGCGTCAGCGCGTGGCCATCGGCCGAGCCATCGTGCGCAATCCGAAGATCTTCCTGTTCGATGAGCCACTGTCCAACCTCGACGCCGCCCTGCGGGTGCAGATGCGCCTGGAACTGCTGCGCCTGCACAAAGAACTCAAAGCCACGATGATCTACGTGACCCACGACCAGGTCGAAGCCATGACCATGGCCGACAAAGTCGTGGTACTCAATGGCGGCAAAGTCGAACAAGTCGGCTCGCCGCTGGACCTGTATCACCAACCGGCCAACCTGTTTGTCGCCGGGTTCCTCGGCACGCCGAAAATGGGCTTCCTCAAGGGTAAAGTCACCCGCGTCGAAAGCCAGCGCTGCGAAGTGCTGCTGGACGCCGGCACCCGCATCACCTTGCCACTGAGCGGTGCCAACCTGAGCGTCGGCGGTGCGGTGACCCTGGGCATTCGCCCGGAGCATCTGAATCTCGCGCAGACCGGCGACTGCACCTTGCAGGTCACCGCCGACGTCAGTGAACGCCTGGGCAGCGACACCTTTTGCCACGTGGTGACCTCGTCCGGCGAAGCCCTGACCATGCGCGTTCGCGGCGACCTGGCCAGCCGTTATGGCGAGTCGCTGAGCCTGCATCTGGACGCCGAACACTGCCATTTATTCGATGCCGACGGCGTGGCGTTGACCCGCCCGTTGCGCGCTGCAGCCTGA
- a CDS encoding carbohydrate ABC transporter permease: MDISQPVRKSRLANPGWFLVSPSVALLLLWMIVPLGMTVYFSLIRYNLLYPGENEFVGLENFSYFLSDSGFIPGATNTLLLVGSVLLISVVFGVLISALLEASEFLGRGIVRVMLISPFFIMPTVGALIWKNLIFHPVSGILAYVWKLFGAQPVDWLAHYPLLSIIIIVSWQWLPFAILILMTAMQSLDQEQKEAARLDGAGPIAIFWHLTLPHLARPIAVVVMIETIFLLSVFAEIFTTTNGGPGYASTNLAYLIYNQALVQFDVGMASAGGLIAVVIANIAAIVLVRMIGKNLTDKA; the protein is encoded by the coding sequence ATGGACATTTCCCAACCGGTGCGTAAAAGCCGGTTGGCCAATCCCGGCTGGTTCCTGGTCAGTCCCTCGGTGGCGTTGTTGCTGCTGTGGATGATCGTGCCGCTGGGCATGACCGTTTACTTTTCGCTGATCCGCTACAACCTGCTCTACCCTGGTGAAAACGAGTTCGTCGGGCTTGAGAACTTCAGCTACTTCCTCAGCGACTCGGGCTTCATACCCGGCGCCACCAACACCTTGTTGCTGGTCGGCAGCGTGCTGCTGATCAGCGTGGTGTTCGGCGTGTTGATCAGTGCGCTGCTGGAGGCCAGTGAATTCCTCGGTCGCGGCATCGTACGGGTGATGCTGATCTCGCCGTTTTTCATCATGCCCACCGTCGGCGCGCTGATCTGGAAGAACCTGATTTTCCATCCGGTGTCGGGGATTCTCGCCTATGTCTGGAAGCTGTTCGGCGCGCAACCGGTGGACTGGCTGGCGCACTACCCGCTGCTGTCGATCATCATCATCGTGTCCTGGCAATGGCTGCCGTTCGCGATCCTGATCCTGATGACTGCCATGCAGTCCCTCGACCAGGAACAAAAGGAAGCCGCGCGCCTCGACGGTGCCGGGCCGATCGCGATTTTCTGGCACCTGACCCTGCCGCACCTGGCACGGCCGATTGCCGTGGTGGTGATGATCGAAACCATCTTCCTGCTCTCGGTGTTCGCCGAAATCTTCACCACCACCAACGGCGGCCCCGGCTACGCCTCGACCAACCTCGCCTACCTGATCTACAACCAGGCGCTGGTGCAGTTCGACGTCGGCATGGCGTCCGCCGGCGGTTTGATCGCGGTGGTGATCGCCAACATCGCAGCCATCGTGCTGGTGCGCATGATCGGCAAAAACCTGACAGACAAAGCCTGA
- the xylB gene encoding xylulokinase produces the protein MTNQHLFLGIDCGTQGTKAIILDAVSGQVLGQGAAAHTLISGANGRREQDTAQWLEAFALATRRALLAAKVDGQDILGIGVSGQQHGLVLLDDQGQVLRPAKLWCDTESTPENDRLLVHLDGEKGSLERLGVVIAPGYTVSKLLWTKEQHPLVFSRIARILLPHDYLNYWLTGRSCSEYGDASGTGYFNVRTRQWDLQLLRDIDATGRLQAALPELIDAHQAVGTILPSIAEHLGINPQALVSSGGGDNMMGAIGTGNIKPGAITMSLGSSGTVYAYADQPKVSPDACVATFCSSSGGWLPLICTMNLTNATGVIRELFELDIEQFNDLVAQAPIGAEGVCMLPFLNGERVPALPHATGSLLGLSMTNLTQANLCRAVVEGTTFGLRYGLDLLRQNGLQSRSICLIGGGSKSPVWRQIVADIMNTPVICTEQSEAAALGAAIQAAWCKSWENGHEDSLEDLCKRCVKLDPASETLPIADNVAACQQAYERYQQHVATL, from the coding sequence ATGACAAACCAACATTTATTCCTCGGCATCGACTGCGGCACCCAAGGCACCAAAGCCATCATCCTCGACGCCGTCAGCGGTCAGGTGCTGGGCCAGGGTGCTGCCGCCCACACTCTGATCAGTGGCGCCAACGGCCGCCGCGAGCAAGACACCGCCCAATGGCTGGAAGCCTTCGCGCTTGCCACCCGCCGCGCATTGCTCGCGGCGAAGGTCGACGGCCAGGACATCCTTGGCATCGGCGTTTCCGGCCAGCAACACGGGCTGGTGCTGCTCGACGATCAGGGCCAGGTGCTGCGCCCGGCCAAACTCTGGTGTGACACCGAATCCACCCCGGAAAACGACCGTCTGCTGGTCCATCTGGATGGCGAAAAAGGCTCGCTGGAACGCCTCGGCGTAGTGATCGCGCCGGGCTACACCGTCTCCAAACTGCTCTGGACCAAAGAACAACATCCGCTGGTTTTTTCCCGGATCGCCCGCATCCTGCTGCCCCATGACTACCTCAACTATTGGCTCACCGGGCGCAGTTGCAGTGAATACGGCGACGCCTCGGGCACCGGGTATTTCAACGTGCGTACCCGCCAATGGGACTTGCAGCTGCTGCGGGATATCGATGCCACCGGGCGACTGCAAGCTGCGCTGCCGGAGTTGATAGACGCTCATCAAGCCGTCGGCACGATACTGCCGAGCATCGCTGAACACCTGGGTATCAACCCGCAGGCGCTGGTCTCCAGCGGCGGTGGCGACAACATGATGGGCGCCATCGGCACCGGCAACATCAAGCCAGGCGCTATCACCATGAGTCTCGGTTCTTCGGGGACGGTGTACGCCTATGCCGACCAGCCGAAAGTCAGTCCGGACGCTTGCGTCGCAACGTTCTGTTCCTCCAGCGGTGGCTGGCTGCCGCTGATCTGCACGATGAACCTGACCAACGCGACCGGGGTGATTCGCGAACTGTTCGAGCTGGATATCGAACAGTTCAACGACCTCGTCGCGCAAGCCCCCATCGGTGCCGAAGGCGTGTGCATGCTGCCATTCCTCAACGGCGAGCGCGTCCCCGCCCTGCCCCATGCCACCGGCAGCCTGCTGGGCTTGTCCATGACCAACCTGACCCAGGCCAACCTGTGCCGCGCGGTGGTCGAAGGCACGACCTTCGGTTTGCGTTATGGGCTGGACCTGCTGCGGCAGAATGGCTTACAAAGCCGCAGCATTTGCCTGATCGGCGGCGGCTCGAAAAGCCCGGTGTGGCGGCAGATCGTCGCCGACATCATGAACACCCCAGTCATCTGCACCGAACAAAGCGAAGCCGCGGCCCTTGGCGCCGCGATTCAGGCAGCGTGGTGCAAGTCTTGGGAAAACGGGCATGAAGACAGCCTGGAGGATCTATGCAAACGCTGCGTGAAGCTCGATCCAGCCAGCGAAACCTTGCCGATCGCCGACAATGTGGCGGCCTGTCAGCAGGCCTACGAACGCTATCAACAGCATGTCGCAACCCTTTAA
- a CDS encoding carbohydrate kinase family protein, which yields MYLVCGEALFDFFSEEDASGLASKVNFKAIAGGSPFNVAVGLRRLGVDAALFAGLSTDYLGRRLQQVLQDEGVRPDYLVDFAAPTTLAMVAVGANGSPHYSFRGEGCADRQLKTEHLPELGSEVRGLHIGSFSLVVQPIADTLLALVQRESGKRLISLDPNVRLNPEPSIDLWRSRVATLVELADLIKVSDEDLSLLYPEQDPQRVIQGWLQHRCQLVFLTRGGEGATVFSRAHGSWSVPASSVKIADTVGAGDTFQAALITWLTEQQLDSVEGVQQLSREQIDGMLKFAVQAAALTCSKTGPDLPYRHQLDLR from the coding sequence ATGTACCTGGTGTGTGGCGAAGCGCTGTTCGATTTCTTCAGTGAAGAGGACGCCAGCGGCCTGGCGTCAAAAGTGAATTTCAAGGCGATTGCCGGCGGCTCGCCGTTCAACGTGGCGGTGGGTTTGCGTCGTTTGGGGGTGGATGCGGCGCTGTTTGCCGGCCTGTCCACCGACTACCTCGGTCGGCGCTTGCAGCAGGTGCTGCAGGATGAAGGTGTGCGCCCGGATTACCTGGTGGATTTCGCAGCGCCTACGACTCTGGCGATGGTGGCGGTCGGGGCCAATGGTTCGCCGCATTACAGCTTCCGGGGTGAAGGCTGCGCGGATCGTCAGCTGAAAACCGAGCATCTGCCAGAACTGGGATCTGAAGTGCGCGGCCTGCACATCGGTTCGTTTTCGCTGGTGGTACAACCGATTGCCGACACGCTGTTGGCCTTGGTGCAACGGGAAAGCGGTAAACGCTTGATCAGCCTGGACCCCAACGTGCGGCTCAATCCTGAGCCAAGTATCGATCTGTGGCGCTCTCGGGTTGCCACCTTGGTTGAGTTGGCCGACCTGATCAAAGTCAGCGATGAGGATTTGAGCCTGTTGTACCCCGAGCAGGATCCGCAACGGGTCATTCAAGGCTGGCTGCAGCATCGCTGTCAGTTGGTATTTCTGACCCGTGGTGGCGAGGGGGCGACGGTGTTCAGTCGTGCCCATGGTTCATGGTCGGTACCGGCGAGTTCAGTGAAAATCGCCGACACCGTGGGCGCGGGCGATACGTTTCAGGCGGCATTGATTACCTGGCTGACGGAGCAGCAGCTGGATTCGGTTGAGGGCGTGCAGCAACTGAGCCGTGAGCAGATCGACGGCATGCTCAAATTTGCAGTGCAGGCGGCAGCGCTGACCTGCAGTAAGACCGGGCCGGATTTGCCGTATCGCCATCAGTTGGATCTTCGCTGA
- a CDS encoding phospholipase — MSNYANNNWMSATPAINTLSLSELTLPGTHNAGCDWKAPWPLFGPPPHWVACQHKSFYSQLCHGSRALDARLIYDATAPGLGKFIFTHDSHRSNRTLGELITDLNRFLTENPDEFVIVDFHQLKNGEHPFDFKYFNDMMLRFIDHRMIPVQNQSLSLERLKQISPLQRILIATPWHSALDRTVFHEQIRHKWSGSGITNVADLKQHIINVLKYPPGTGAPWSLSATSYSALGGPVDIHDELNSWFDPNNSDWASKCNIINVDFIEESNIVSYCRTVNLMKARDRVPR; from the coding sequence ATGAGCAACTACGCCAATAACAACTGGATGTCCGCCACGCCAGCCATTAACACTTTATCGCTCAGCGAACTGACTCTGCCTGGCACTCATAACGCTGGCTGCGACTGGAAAGCGCCCTGGCCTTTGTTCGGCCCTCCCCCGCACTGGGTGGCTTGTCAGCATAAGTCGTTCTATAGCCAACTGTGTCATGGGTCCCGAGCACTTGACGCCCGTCTGATTTATGACGCCACTGCCCCAGGGTTAGGAAAATTCATATTTACACATGACAGTCATCGCTCTAACCGCACGCTGGGCGAACTGATAACCGACCTAAATAGATTTCTTACGGAAAACCCGGATGAGTTTGTCATTGTGGACTTTCACCAACTCAAGAATGGCGAGCATCCATTTGATTTCAAATACTTCAACGACATGATGTTGAGATTTATCGACCATCGGATGATTCCTGTCCAAAACCAGAGCCTGAGCCTTGAGAGACTCAAGCAAATCAGCCCACTGCAAAGAATACTGATCGCGACCCCATGGCACAGTGCTCTTGATCGAACTGTATTTCACGAACAGATCAGGCACAAATGGTCTGGCAGCGGTATCACCAATGTCGCTGATTTGAAGCAGCACATTATTAATGTACTGAAATACCCGCCGGGCACAGGGGCACCGTGGTCACTTTCCGCCACCAGTTACAGCGCGCTCGGTGGCCCCGTGGATATTCATGACGAGCTTAATTCCTGGTTCGATCCGAATAACAGCGACTGGGCGTCAAAATGCAACATCATCAACGTCGATTTTATTGAAGAGTCCAACATCGTCTCTTATTGCCGAACGGTAAACCTGATGAAAGCGCGCGATCGGGTCCCCCGTTAG
- a CDS encoding mannitol dehydrogenase family protein, translating to MKLNKHNLNRLAPEVILPAYTLSDTRQGIAHIGVGGFHRAHQAYYTDALMNAGEGLDWAICGVGLRAEDRRARDDLKEQDYLFTLFELGDTDDTEVRVIGAIRDMLLAEDGAQALIDKLASPEIRIVSLTITEGGYCIDDSTGEFMAQLPQIQHDLAHPNTPKTVFGFLCAALAKRRAAGTPAFTLMSCDNLPHNGSVTRKALLAFAALRDVDLRDWIARNVSFPNAMVDRITPMTSTEHKLQLHDKHAIDDAWPVVCEPFVQWVLEDKFVNGRPAWEKVGVQFTDDVTPYEEMKIKLLNGSHLALTYLGFLKGYRFVHETMNDPLFVRYMRAYMDLDVTPQLSPVPGIDLTEYKNTLEARFSNQAIADQLERVCSDGSSKFPKFTVPTINRLIADGQETKRAALVVAAWALYLKGVDENGQTYSVPDPRAEFCQALVADDALITQRLLAVEEIFGTAIPHSPEFVAAFEWCCNSLRDAGVTTTLERVLAN from the coding sequence ATGAAACTCAATAAACACAACCTCAACCGCCTCGCCCCTGAGGTGATCCTGCCGGCCTATACCCTGAGCGACACTCGCCAAGGCATCGCGCACATCGGCGTCGGCGGTTTCCACCGGGCGCATCAGGCGTATTACACCGATGCGTTGATGAATGCCGGCGAAGGTCTGGACTGGGCGATTTGCGGTGTCGGCCTGCGCGCCGAAGACCGCCGCGCCCGGGACGATCTCAAAGAGCAGGACTACCTGTTCACCCTGTTCGAGCTGGGCGATACCGACGACACCGAAGTTCGAGTGATCGGTGCGATTCGCGACATGCTGTTGGCTGAAGACGGCGCACAAGCACTGATCGACAAACTCGCCAGCCCCGAGATCCGTATCGTTTCGCTGACCATTACCGAAGGCGGCTACTGCATCGACGACAGCACCGGCGAGTTCATGGCCCAGCTGCCGCAAATCCAGCACGATCTGGCACACCCAAACACACCGAAAACCGTGTTCGGTTTCCTCTGTGCCGCGCTGGCTAAACGCCGTGCAGCCGGCACGCCCGCGTTCACCTTGATGTCCTGCGATAACCTGCCGCACAACGGCTCAGTCACGCGCAAAGCGTTACTGGCGTTCGCCGCCCTGCGCGATGTCGATCTGCGGGACTGGATCGCTAGAAATGTCAGTTTTCCGAACGCGATGGTCGACCGCATCACGCCGATGACCAGCACCGAACACAAGCTGCAACTGCACGATAAACACGCTATCGACGATGCCTGGCCGGTGGTTTGCGAACCGTTTGTGCAATGGGTGCTGGAAGACAAGTTCGTCAATGGTCGGCCGGCCTGGGAAAAGGTCGGCGTGCAGTTCACTGACGACGTCACGCCTTATGAAGAGATGAAGATCAAACTGCTCAACGGCAGTCACCTCGCCCTCACTTACCTGGGGTTCTTGAAGGGTTACCGTTTCGTTCACGAAACCATGAACGACCCGCTGTTCGTGCGCTACATGCGTGCCTACATGGACCTGGACGTGACCCCGCAACTGTCACCCGTGCCGGGGATTGACCTGACCGAGTACAAGAACACCCTGGAGGCGCGCTTCTCCAACCAGGCGATTGCCGATCAACTGGAGCGCGTGTGTTCGGACGGTTCGTCGAAGTTTCCCAAGTTCACGGTGCCGACGATCAATCGATTGATTGCGGATGGGCAGGAGACCAAACGGGCGGCGTTGGTAGTAGCGGCTTGGGCATTGTATTTGAAGGGCGTGGACGAGAATGGCCAGACCTACAGCGTTCCTGACCCACGGGCGGAATTCTGTCAGGCGTTGGTGGCGGATGATGCGTTGATCACGCAGCGGTTGCTGGCGGTTGAGGAGATTTTTGGAACGGCGATCCCGCATTCGCCCGAGTTTGTGGCAGCGTTTGAGTGGTGCTGTAACAGCTTGCGCGATGCCGGCGTGACAACAACCCTCGAACGAGTACTCGCCAACTGA
- a CDS encoding AraC family transcriptional regulator — protein MTRTARVTDPSYELMDDHNGLSIIYRQHGFPCPLVRWHFHKEYELHLIVASSGKVFIGDYIGNFYPESLFLTGPNLPHNWISQVAEDEVVPKRDMLVNFTDELFDSGHLVFAELKALAPLLERAQYGIEFRCKRTIRQAMTLMQRIADTQGVTRLGHFFILLELLAASDDFQLLSGATTPQLADEHNIDRTNRAVDYIFAHYARELPLEEVAEHLGMKPTYFSRVFKQATGRCFIEFVNRLRISKSCELLADGNKPVTDVCFESGFNNISNFNRRFQQLKGMTPSHYRRLAVQRLTEQNLG, from the coding sequence ATGACTCGAACAGCCCGCGTGACAGACCCCTCCTACGAATTGATGGACGACCACAACGGGTTGTCCATCATCTACCGTCAGCACGGATTCCCTTGCCCGCTGGTGCGTTGGCATTTTCACAAGGAATACGAACTGCACCTGATCGTCGCCAGTTCCGGCAAAGTGTTCATCGGTGACTACATCGGTAATTTCTATCCGGAATCGCTGTTCCTCACCGGCCCCAACCTGCCCCACAACTGGATCAGCCAGGTGGCCGAAGACGAAGTGGTGCCCAAGCGCGACATGCTGGTCAATTTCACGGACGAGTTGTTCGACAGCGGCCACTTGGTGTTTGCCGAGCTCAAGGCACTGGCGCCACTGTTGGAGCGCGCCCAGTACGGCATCGAGTTTCGCTGCAAGCGCACCATCCGCCAGGCCATGACCTTGATGCAGCGTATCGCCGATACCCAAGGCGTGACGCGTCTCGGGCACTTTTTCATTCTGCTGGAGTTGCTGGCCGCCTCTGACGATTTTCAGTTGCTGTCCGGAGCCACGACACCGCAATTGGCCGACGAGCACAATATCGATCGCACCAACCGGGCGGTGGATTACATCTTCGCGCATTACGCTCGGGAACTGCCGCTGGAAGAAGTCGCCGAGCACTTGGGCATGAAGCCGACTTATTTCAGTCGAGTGTTTAAACAAGCCACCGGCCGCTGCTTCATCGAATTCGTCAATCGCCTGCGGATCAGCAAATCCTGCGAGTTGCTGGCCGATGGCAACAAACCGGTGACCGATGTGTGCTTCGAGTCGGGCTTCAACAATATTTCCAACTTCAATCGGCGCTTTCAGCAACTCAAGGGCATGACGCCCTCGCATTACCGGCGGTTGGCGGTGCAGCGGTTGACCGAACAAAACCTTGGGTAA
- a CDS encoding DUF2790 domain-containing protein, translating into MNMRTLLVTSALACTAFAGLAQANDTSSSQAVPYHYGMPLHVGKVIALTEPSTQDCQVVTADMKYIDSTSGKPAQISYRKLSDACSYQN; encoded by the coding sequence ATGAACATGCGCACCTTGCTGGTTACCAGCGCTCTCGCCTGCACCGCGTTTGCCGGTCTGGCCCAGGCCAATGACACTTCGAGCTCCCAGGCGGTGCCATACCACTATGGTATGCCGCTGCACGTGGGCAAGGTCATTGCCTTGACCGAACCGTCGACACAGGACTGCCAAGTGGTCACAGCCGACATGAAGTACATCGATAGCACCTCGGGCAAACCTGCTCAAATCTCATACCGTAAACTTTCTGACGCCTGCAGTTATCAGAACTGA
- a CDS encoding ABC transporter substrate-binding protein, giving the protein MQPSVKALLALTCMTLSSVSLGAQTLTIATVNNSDMIRMQKLSKTFEAEHPDIKLNWVVLEENVLRQRLTTDIATQGGQFDVLTIGMYEAALWGGKGWLEPMKDLPASYALDDVFPSVREGLSVKGSLYALPFYAESSITYYRTDLFKEAGLTMPEHPTWTQISEFAGKLTNKDKEQYGICLRGKAGWGENMALITTVANAYGARWFDEQWKPEFTSPEWKNALNFYVDTMKKSGPPGASSNGFNENLALFNSGKCAIWVDASVAGSFVTDKTQSKVSDHVGFTYAPHETTDKGSAWLYSWALAIPTSSKAKDAAKTFSAWATSKEYGALVAEKDGIANVPPGTRASTYSDAYMKAAPFAKVTLESLKAADPSKPTLKPVPYIGIQLVTIPEFQAVGTQVGKLFSAALIGQTTVDQALTAAQSTTEREMKRAGYPK; this is encoded by the coding sequence ATGCAACCTTCTGTAAAAGCTCTGCTTGCCCTTACCTGCATGACCCTCAGCAGCGTCAGCCTCGGCGCCCAGACCCTGACCATCGCCACCGTCAACAACAGCGACATGATCCGCATGCAAAAACTCTCGAAAACCTTCGAGGCCGAGCATCCGGACATCAAGCTCAATTGGGTGGTGCTGGAAGAAAACGTCCTGCGCCAACGCCTGACCACCGACATCGCAACCCAGGGCGGACAGTTCGATGTTCTGACCATTGGCATGTACGAAGCCGCACTCTGGGGCGGCAAAGGCTGGCTGGAGCCAATGAAGGACTTGCCGGCCAGTTATGCCCTCGACGACGTGTTCCCATCGGTGCGTGAAGGCTTGTCGGTCAAGGGCTCGCTGTACGCTTTGCCCTTCTACGCCGAAAGCTCCATCACCTATTACCGCACCGACCTGTTCAAGGAAGCCGGGCTGACCATGCCCGAGCACCCGACCTGGACCCAAATCAGCGAATTCGCCGGCAAACTCACCAATAAGGATAAAGAACAGTACGGCATCTGCCTGCGCGGCAAGGCCGGTTGGGGCGAGAACATGGCGCTGATCACCACCGTCGCCAATGCCTATGGTGCGCGCTGGTTCGATGAGCAATGGAAGCCGGAATTCACCAGCCCCGAGTGGAAAAACGCGCTGAACTTCTACGTCGACACTATGAAGAAATCCGGTCCGCCGGGCGCATCGAGCAACGGTTTCAATGAAAACCTCGCGCTGTTCAACAGCGGCAAATGCGCGATCTGGGTGGATGCCAGCGTCGCCGGCTCCTTCGTTACTGACAAGACCCAAAGCAAGGTGAGTGACCACGTCGGTTTCACCTACGCACCGCACGAGACTACCGATAAGGGTTCAGCCTGGTTGTATTCCTGGGCGCTGGCAATTCCGACCAGTTCCAAGGCCAAGGACGCGGCGAAAACCTTCAGCGCCTGGGCCACTTCCAAGGAATACGGAGCGTTGGTTGCCGAGAAAGACGGCATTGCCAACGTGCCGCCAGGTACCCGCGCATCGACGTACAGCGATGCCTACATGAAGGCTGCGCCGTTCGCCAAGGTGACTCTTGAATCGCTGAAAGCCGCGGATCCGAGCAAGCCGACCCTCAAGCCCGTGCCCTATATCGGCATTCAGTTGGTGACCATTCCTGAATTCCAGGCCGTGGGCACCCAGGTCGGCAAATTGTTCTCGGCAGCGCTGATCGGCCAGACCACGGTCGACCAGGCGCTGACCGCTGCCCAGTCAACCACCGAACGTGAAATGAAGCGCGCCGGTTATCCCAAGTAA